Proteins co-encoded in one Centropristis striata isolate RG_2023a ecotype Rhode Island chromosome 24, C.striata_1.0, whole genome shotgun sequence genomic window:
- the LOC131962953 gene encoding oxysterol-binding protein-related protein 11-like: MQGETTAIRITESEGKLDVLPQTRTPSSGRASAKSWQYSDHMENIDGYLMKYTNLVTGWQYRFFVLNNEAGLLEYFVNEQSRPQKPRGMLPLAGAVISPSDEDSHTFTVNAISGEQYKLRATDAKERQHWVSRLQICTQHHTEAMGKSNPPPKSRSYSMASQGSGSSPMSVRRPSQNPASLFGWSQVNKGSSLYSSKRSLLPDHLMDAREMMTQAQGQHRDLIQSIEGLPAAPGLSPLDQDLLMLKATSMATMNCLNECLHILHLQQVARQRGSLGGPTIEWLEPKLPDILKNGSSSLGSFTTGEGPLEGSRLELSSPESCSFSGEQEDVTAEDEAEDSFSDKEEDLGAVEEERSVILHLLSQLKLGMDLTRVVLPTFILEKRSLLEMYADFMSHPDLFVAITDGSSPEDRMVRFVEYYLTSFHEGRKGAIAKKPYNPIIGETFHCSWKVPKTPEAPKEPSQGSPEPAASPQEPYQVRFVAEQVSHHPPVSGFYAECQERRMCVNTHVWTKSKFMGMSIGVSMIGEGCLYLLEHDEEYTFTLPCAYARSILTVPWVELGGKVNISCANSGYSAVITFQTKPFYGGKLHKVTAEVKHNTTNAVVCRVQGEWNGVLEFSYTSGETRVVDVTKLPVTKKRVRPTEKQGPTESRRLWQHVTESLRQKDIEKATEHKRILEERQRTEERHRAETETAWRTRYFDREGEGWAYHKPLWKNSAFKS, encoded by the exons ATGCAAGGGGAAACCACTGCGATACGGATCACGGAAAGCGAAGGCAAGCTGGATGTATTGCCCCAGACAAGGACCCCAAGCTCGGGGAGAGCAAGTGCCAAAAGCTGGCAGTATAG TGACCACATGGAGAATATTGATGGCTACTTAATGAAATACACCAACCTTGTAACAGGATGGCAGTACAG GTTCTTTGTCTTAAACAATGAGGCGGGCTTGTTGGAGTACTTTGTCAATGAGCAGTCGCGGCCCCAGAAGCCCCGCGGCATGCTCCCCCTGGCAGGGGCTGTCATCTCCCCCAGCGACGAGGACTCCCATACCTTCACTGTCAACGCCATCAGCGGAGAGCAGTACAAGCTCAGGG ccaCCGATGCCAAAGAGAGACAGCACTGGGTGAGCCGACTGCAGATCTGCACACAGCACCACACAGAGGCCATGGGGAAG AGTAATCCCCCACCCAAGTCCCGGAGCTACTCTATGGCGTCTCAAGGAAGCGGAAGCTCACCCATGTCCGTGCGCCGGCCCAGCCAAAACCCCGCCTCCCTATTCGGCTGGTCGCAGGTCAACAAGGGCTCGTCGCTCTACTCCAGTAAGAGGTCCCTCCTGCCAGACCACCTGATGGACGCCAGAGAG ATGATGACCCAGGCCCAGGGCCAACACAGAGACCTGATCCAGAGCATCGAGGGCCTGCCTGCAGCCCCCGGCCTCTCCCCTCTGGACCAGGATCTGCTGATGCTCAAGGCCACTTCCATGGCCACCATGAACTGCCTCAACGAGTGCCTGCACATCCTTCATCTGCAGCAGGTGGCCAGGCAGAGAGGCTCCCTGGGAG GACCCACCATCGAGTGGCTGGAGCCCAAACTGCCGGACATCCTGAAGAACGGCAGCAGCTCCCTGGGCAGCTTCACCACAGGGGAGGGCCCGCTGGAGGGGAGCCGCCTGGAGCTCAGCAGCCCCGAGTCCTGCAGCTTCTCTGGG GAACAGGAAGATGTCACTGCGGAGGATGAGGCAGAGGACTCCTTCTCCGACAAGGAGGAGGACCTGGGTGCTGTGGAGGAGGAGCGCAGCGTCATCCTACACCTGCTGTCTCAGCTGAAGCTGGGCATGGACCTCACGCGG GTGGTCCTCCCCACCTTCATCCTAGAGAAGCGCTCTCTGCTGGAGATGTACGCTGACTTCATGTCCCACCCCGACCTCTTCGTGGCCATAACCGACGGCAGCAGCCCGGAGGACCGCATGGTCCGGTTTGTGGAGTACTACCTCACCTCCTTCCACGAGGGCCGCAAGGGGGCCATCGCCAAGAAACCCTACAACCCCATCATCGGCGAGACCTTCCACTGCTCCTGGAAGGTCCCCAAGACACCAGAGGCCCCCAAGGAGCCCTCACAGGGGAGCCCCGAGCCGGCCGCGTCCCCCCAGGAGCCTTACCAAGTGCGCTTTGTGGCAGAGCAGGTGTCCCACCACCCTCCAGTGTCTGGCTTCTACGCTGAATGCCAGGAGAGGCGGATGTGTGTGAACACACATGTGTGGACCAAGAGCAAGTTCATGGGCATGTCCATCGGGGTGTCCATGATCGGGGAAG GTTGTCTATATTTGCTGGAGCACGATGAGGAGTACACTTTCACGCTGCCTTGTGCATATGCACGCTCCATCCTCACCGTTCCCTGGGTGGAACTGGGCGGCAAAGTCAACATCAGCTGCGCAAATTCTGGCTACTCAGCAGTCATCACTTTCCAGACGAAACCATTTTACGGTGGCAAATTACACAA AGTAACAGCGGAGGTGAAGCACAACACCACCAATGCAGTGGTGTGTCGTGTGCAGGGCGAGTGGAACGGTGTTCTGGAGTTCAGCTACACCAGCGGAGAGACGAGGGTGGTCGACGTCACCAAGCTGCCTGTCACCAAGAAGAGAGTTCGGCCCACTGAGAAGCAGGGACCAACTGAGTCCAG GCGCCTGTGGCAGCATGTGACGGAGTCCTTACGGCAGAAGGATATCGAAAAAGCCACGGAGCACAAGAGGATTCTGGAGGAAAGGCAGAGGACGGAAGAGAGACACCGCGCTGAGACTGAAACCGCCTGGAGGACCAGATACTTTGACAGAGAG
- the LOC131962870 gene encoding glycerol-3-phosphate dehydrogenase [NAD(+)], cytoplasmic-like encodes MPAKKVCIVGSGNWGSSIAKIIGHNVKASNRFDPMVNMWVYEEMIDGRKLTEIINTDHENVKYLAGHKLPRNVVAVPDITEAVKGAKILVFVIPHQFISKLCDQMKPHIAEGTIGISLIKGIDEGPDGLKLISDIIREKLEIEVSVLMGANIASEVADEKFCETTVGAKNEANGLIFKELLQTPNFRITVVQESDTVELCGALKNIVAVGAGFCDGLGFGDNTKAAVIRLGLMEMVAFAKLFCKGEVSSDTFLESCGVADLITTCYGGRNRKVAEAFARTSKSIAELEAEMLNGQKLQGPQTSAEVYKLLQKKNMVNMFPLFSAVYLICFEGKEVKEFVTCLQNHPEHM; translated from the exons ATGCCCGCAAAGAAAGTCTGCATCGTAGGATCTGGAAACTG GGGCTCCTCCATTGCCAAAATAATCGGGCACAATGTCAAAGCATCCAACCGGTTCGACCCCATGGTGAACATGTGGGTTTATGAAGAGATGATTGATGGGAGGAAGCTGACAGAAATCATAAATACAGACCACGAGAATGTCAAATATCTAGCAGGACACAAGCTGCCCAGGAATGTG GTGGCTGTTCCAGACATCACAGAAGCTGTCAAAGGAGCAAAGATCCTGGTCTTTGTAATCCCGCACCAGTTCATCAGCAAACTCTGCGATCAGATGAAACCTCACATCGCAGAGGGGACCATTGGGATATCGCTCATCAAA GGTATTGATGAGGGACCAGATGGACTAAAACTCATCTCAGACATCATCCGAGAGAAACTGGAAATTGAGGTCAGCGTCCTGATGGGGGCCAACATCGCCAGCGAGGTGGCAGATGAGAAGTTCTGTGAAACCACCGTCG GGGCCAAAAATGAGGCGAACGGCCTCATCTTCAAAGAGCTGCTTCAGACTCCCAACTTTCGCATCACTGTCGTCCAGGAGAGTGACACAGTGGAGCTGTGTGGAGCTCTCAAG AATATCGTGGCAGTAGGCGCTGGATTCTGCGACGGTCTCGGATTCGGCGACAACACCAAGGCGGCGGTGATCAGGCTGGGTCTGATGGAAATGGTCGCCTTCGCCAAGTTGTTCTGCAAAGGCGAAGTGAGCTCCGACACTTTCCTGGAAAGCTGCGGCGTGGCCGACCTCATCACCACCTGCTACGGGGGACGGAACCGCAAAGTGGCCGAGGCTTTTGCCAGAACCTCCAAG TCCATTGCTGAGCTGGAGGCAGAAATGCTCAACGGGCAGAAGCTTCAGGGTCCACAGACCTCAGCCGAGGTCTACAAGCTGCTACAGAAGAAGAACATGGTGAACAT GTTTCCACTGTTTTCTGCCGTCTACCTGATCTGCTTTGAGGGCAAAGAGGTGAAAGAGTTCGTCACCTGTCTGCAGAACCACCCAGAGCACATGTGA